A window from Carbonactinospora thermoautotrophica encodes these proteins:
- a CDS encoding pyridoxal phosphate-dependent aminotransferase produces the protein MPSTHRGSDRLLRLHLPERADQIGQSVRAADQVLREHADDPTVLDTTHFDTVRFPAPDWALETFAAAARDGSLAYTGYAGHPAVRAAVAASAATFTGFPVEPDNVVITPGTQAALFATLAATVDTGAPVAVVDPDYLFNARILRFLDADVRYIPLTAEESGPNLDLHALEDAFAAGARTLVFSNPNNPTGAVYPRAILERIADLARAADALVVVDALYSRLVYDTTAYTHLRSLPGMADRCVTLLGPSKTESLSGYRIGVAIAPQPVAAGIEDVLSTMALRAPAYAQHLLTRWLVDDHAWVAARVEELRALRDHTVKRLSELDWIRLHPQQGTAYLFPDVSRLGLTDQEVATALLREAKVMVSPGYQFGPRGVGSFRVCYARDEEQWDAALTRIVEVLDKLATGRGR, from the coding sequence GTGCCCAGCACACACCGCGGTTCCGATCGGCTGCTCCGACTGCACCTGCCTGAGCGGGCGGACCAGATCGGCCAGTCGGTACGCGCTGCGGACCAGGTTCTCCGCGAGCACGCCGACGATCCGACGGTGCTCGACACCACCCACTTCGACACCGTGCGCTTCCCCGCACCCGACTGGGCGCTCGAGACGTTCGCCGCCGCGGCCCGCGACGGCTCGCTCGCCTACACCGGCTACGCCGGCCACCCCGCCGTGCGCGCCGCGGTCGCCGCCTCGGCTGCCACGTTCACCGGCTTCCCGGTCGAGCCGGACAACGTGGTCATCACTCCCGGCACCCAAGCGGCCCTGTTCGCCACCCTCGCCGCCACCGTCGACACCGGCGCCCCGGTCGCCGTGGTCGACCCCGACTACTTGTTCAACGCCCGGATCCTGCGGTTCCTCGACGCCGACGTCCGCTACATCCCCCTCACCGCCGAGGAGTCCGGACCCAACCTGGACCTCCACGCGCTCGAGGACGCCTTCGCCGCGGGCGCGCGGACGCTGGTGTTCTCCAACCCCAACAACCCCACCGGAGCGGTCTACCCCCGCGCCATCCTGGAGCGGATCGCCGATCTGGCCCGCGCCGCCGACGCCCTGGTGGTCGTCGATGCCCTGTACTCCCGGCTGGTCTACGACACCACCGCCTACACCCACCTGCGGTCGCTGCCGGGCATGGCGGATCGTTGCGTCACCCTGCTCGGCCCGTCGAAGACCGAGTCGCTGTCGGGGTACCGGATCGGTGTCGCGATCGCCCCGCAACCGGTGGCGGCGGGCATCGAGGACGTGCTGTCCACGATGGCGCTGCGTGCCCCCGCCTACGCCCAGCACCTGCTCACCCGTTGGCTCGTGGACGACCACGCCTGGGTCGCCGCCCGTGTCGAGGAGCTCCGCGCGCTCCGCGATCACACGGTCAAGCGGCTGAGCGAGCTCGACTGGATCCGGCTGCACCCCCAGCAGGGCACGGCCTACCTGTTCCCCGATGTCTCCCGGCTCGGTCTGACCGACCAGGAGGTAGCCACCGCGCTGCTCCGCGAGGCGAAGGTGATGGTCAGCCCCGGCTACCAGTTCGGCCCGCGCGGCGTCGGCTCCTTCCGGGTCTGCTACGCCCGGGACGAGGAGCAGTGGGACGCCGCCCTCACCCGAATCGTCGAGGTCCTCGACAAGCTCGCTACCGGACGCGGCCGCTGA